CACGAGTCGACCCAAAATAAACACAATGGCCCACAGAGAAAACTCTTTCTGGTACTTTTCATCGCTAAAATAAAACAGGTCGCAAAAGTGGGAAAGGAATTCCACAAAATAATGCATCATCAAAAGAAGAAGTCCCAGGTGATTCAAGTACAAGAGGTAAGCTCCCGCAATGTGAAAGAGGTGAAGACCAACGTAGACAACTTGCTGGGAGAGATCTTGAGGTTTGATTCTCTGGAAGTAGAGTTCAGGAAAGGCGTGAAACCAGTAAGCCAACTGTGAGATATAGAAAAACTTCATCTGAAATGTCATCATGTTATTGGGATGAGCCCTCCATAAGACAGTCAGGTCTGACAGGCAGTTTTCAGAGTGTAGAATGAATGTGCCCCAaatacaagagacaaggaagaatacACTAAACTGACCAGATTCGTTAAATTTGCTTTGTTTCGGTTTGGGGAACTGCATTCGCCTGTTAATTCTATCCAAGACATACTCTTGAATAGTGGCGTGAATGATGATTGCCACCAGCATGTAGAAGAACACTGTGGCCAAATCTTTGGCAccataatgataaaggaacttaGGTGCTGTggctctttcttctgcttcttcggCAGGGAAGGTAACACCGTGCTGGAGAGTAATAAAAACGATCGACACTTCTGCTGTTCCCTCGAACATGAGC
This DNA window, taken from Delphinus delphis chromosome 5, mDelDel1.2, whole genome shotgun sequence, encodes the following:
- the TRAM1L1 gene encoding translocating chain-associated membrane protein 1-like 1, which produces MTFRKKGSKNPPVLSQEFILQNHADLVACVGMFFVLGLMFEGTAEVSIVFITLQHGVTFPAEEAEERATAPKFLYHYGAKDLATVFFYMLVAIIIHATIQEYVLDRINRRMQFPKPKQSKFNESGQFSVFFLVSCIWGTFILHSENCLSDLTVLWRAHPNNMMTFQMKFFYISQLAYWFHAFPELYFQRIKPQDLSQQVVYVGLHLFHIAGAYLLYLNHLGLLLLMMHYFVEFLSHFCDLFYFSDEKYQKEFSLWAIVFILGRLVTLIVSVITVGFHLAGGQNGNSDGTTEDVNVLAAKIAVLSSSCTIQAYITWNLFNVQLQRWMEEDAPLQAPSVKKKRTKGRFSRKGTENGVATSNRVDSPHMRKEKSS